A segment of the Marinobacter arenosus genome:
GCGTCGGGTCGACGTCCTCGGTGGCCAGTAAGGCATTGGCAACGGCGGCGGCCCTGGCGGCTGACAGATCCCAGTTACTGTAAAAACGCGAGGTGCGGATGGGCACGTCGTCGGTGTGCCCTTCTACCGTCAGTTCCCCGGGGATGCCGGCAAGTACGTCCGCCATCTCCAGAAGGAGCCCCTCGAAATCATACGTGAGGTCCGCGGAACCGGAGGGGAATGACCCTTTTTCCTCGACCCGGATGACGATCCGGCGCTGGTCCTGGTCAACGTTGATGCGACCATCTCGGATGGCGTTCTCCAGTACCGACTTGATGCGGTCGGTGTTTTCATCCATCTCTTCCTGCATGGCGGCCTCAACGGCCTGCTCGATGGGGCTTTTGAGGGTCTGTAACTCTGGCCGTTCTTCGGTGGTGGTCTGTCGGACCTCATTGACCACCGTGGGTTCCGGCGGCGCCGGTGAAAACCTGTCGAAGATGGGGCTGGTCCCCTGGGGAATCTCCAGGGTCGGGACGTCCCGTTGCACGCCAAAGGCTTTGGACAGCTCTCCCGCGATCTGCTTGAACTTCTGGGCGTCGATTTCCGAGAACGACAGTAGAAGCACGAAGAAACACATAAGCAGGGACATCAGGTCGGCAAATGTCACCACCCAGGCGGGAATTCCCGGCTTTTCCTCTTCCGGTAACTCGTCCATGGCCTACCCGTTCGCGGTTTCTGGCTCACCGACCTTGCTGCGTTCCTTCGGTGGCAGGTAACTGGACAGCAGTTGCTCGATCACACGCGGGTTGGTCCCCTCCTGAATGGCGACCAGGGCGTCAATGTACAGGGACTGCATGCGGGCCTCTTCAGTCATCCTCAGGGACAGCTTGTCAGCGATGGGTGAGGCCACCATGGTTGCGAGCATGGCGCCATAGAGGGTGGTCAGCAGGGCAACGGCCATGGCCGGGCCGATGGATTTCGGGTCTTCCATATTGGACAGCATCTGAACCAGACCGATCAGTGTGCCGATCATGCCCATGGCCGGGCCGACATCCGCCAGGGCTGTAAACACCTTGGCGCCGGAGCGGTTGTGGTCCAGGGTCATCAGTCGCTCCTTGGTGAGCAACTGCTTGATGGTGTCACCGTTCTGGCCATCCACCAGCATCTGGACGCCCTGGGCCAGAAACGGCGAGCCGACCTCCCGGTCTTCCAGGCCCAGCACACCTTCCTTCCGGGCCACCTGTGCCACCTCCACCAGCTCGTCGATGGCAGCGCGGGTTTCCGGCAGTTTGAACTTGAAGGCCCGGGCGGCCGCACTGAACGCCCCCAGGAACTGGGCAAAGCTGAATTTGGCCAACACCACCAGCAAGCTGCCCCCGAGCACGATGAGCAGTGACGGGCCGTTCACGAACACATCCGGGGATACCCCGAGGATAACCGCAGAGGCAATAAGCACGATGGCGCCGACGAGGCCGATGAGGGTGGCGAAATCCACGTTTACTCCAGGGGCTAATACGCGATGGAAGATCGAAGCGAGAGGCTACCGTTGGTTTATTGTCCAATCAATTTGATTGTGTAAATCCGGGATCTGGTTCCTGCTGTTGGTTTTCCTGTTGTTCCTTCCACGCCGCGTAGCGGTGCAGGTCCGATTCGACCAGTTTCAGACACAGGGCGACGACACCGGCGTCGTCAAGGAAACCAAAGCCAAAGATCAGGTCGGGAATGACATCAAGCGGGTTGAGCACGTACAGCAGGGCGCCGGCGACTGCGGCGATGGTCTTCCAGGGGACACTGCGGTAGTTGCCGTACCAGTAGTCCCGGATCATCGAGAACATCAGTTTGATGTCGGCACTGAAGCGCTTGAGCCGGCCACTGCCTTTCACCTTTTCCTCGATGGCTCGCTGGCGTTCGAGCACCGTTTCCAGGTCGGCACGATGCACCTTGGCGGATTCGGCGTTCAGTTGTTCCTCGGCGTTCTTCTGGCTGAACAGGGCCATAAACGGGTGTCCTATACGCTTGCGGGGTGTCAGGTCTGTCAGGTCGTATGATCGCTCAAGCCTGCGTGTATTGCCAACCGCTCAGGATTCCCGGTGCTACCGGTAGCGTTCCCGAAGTGGTGCCGGGATCTGGGCCAGTTGTCGGGCCACCAGCGCCGCCATGGCGGCGTGGATGGGTCCGGTGTCGAGGCCGGGTTCCAGGTGCTGGAG
Coding sequences within it:
- a CDS encoding YkvA family protein — translated: MALFSQKNAEEQLNAESAKVHRADLETVLERQRAIEEKVKGSGRLKRFSADIKLMFSMIRDYWYGNYRSVPWKTIAAVAGALLYVLNPLDVIPDLIFGFGFLDDAGVVALCLKLVESDLHRYAAWKEQQENQQQEPDPGFTQSN
- a CDS encoding flagellar motor protein MotB, which gives rise to MDELPEEEKPGIPAWVVTFADLMSLLMCFFVLLLSFSEIDAQKFKQIAGELSKAFGVQRDVPTLEIPQGTSPIFDRFSPAPPEPTVVNEVRQTTTEERPELQTLKSPIEQAVEAAMQEEMDENTDRIKSVLENAIRDGRINVDQDQRRIVIRVEEKGSFPSGSADLTYDFEGLLLEMADVLAGIPGELTVEGHTDDVPIRTSRFYSNWDLSAARAAAVANALLATEDVDPTRLAVKGLADTEPRVPNSSVENRARNRRVEIIIDLSGPLQEQEIELRQLIESEALTSESVIDFESATKETNNDQSGPVTGDSITW
- a CDS encoding MotA/TolQ/ExbB proton channel family protein: MDFATLIGLVGAIVLIASAVILGVSPDVFVNGPSLLIVLGGSLLVVLAKFSFAQFLGAFSAAARAFKFKLPETRAAIDELVEVAQVARKEGVLGLEDREVGSPFLAQGVQMLVDGQNGDTIKQLLTKERLMTLDHNRSGAKVFTALADVGPAMGMIGTLIGLVQMLSNMEDPKSIGPAMAVALLTTLYGAMLATMVASPIADKLSLRMTEEARMQSLYIDALVAIQEGTNPRVIEQLLSSYLPPKERSKVGEPETANG